In a genomic window of Ranitomeya imitator isolate aRanImi1 chromosome 5, aRanImi1.pri, whole genome shotgun sequence:
- the LOC138638322 gene encoding uncharacterized protein, producing the protein MSNRVEFIRDFIEIYQSFPCLWKIKSPEYCNREKRREGYLQLIELYNRQAPDEAANEAVIKKKIQALRTVWRKELNKVLQTTRSGASTEEVYVPKLWYFEHLNFLRDQEVPRTSTCLRLLAPVEPIVSENHAEQESQGQQDDSAQESTLDCSQDCTTTDLVEAAPARSQSRQGPRKRKATSDASNELLSLAKKVLTRNVSPALEGFGHYVVDKLAKMDDNQRILAERLILEAVNKGTDGDLDKNTCLVSSRPIQRTEPSNFNGWSQGQTSMRHNPHVSHFGQPPPNNSYTPIPLHMASPIRHQNFQPEQSSYHNL; encoded by the exons atgtcaaatcgtgtggagttcatcagggatttcatcgagatttatcagtcttttccctgcctctggaaaataaaatctcctgagtattgtaacagggaaaagaggagggagggttacttacagctcattgagctttacaatcgtcaggcaccagatgaggcagctaacgaagcagttattaaaaagaaaatccaggcgctccgcacggtctggaggaaggagctgaacaaggttcttcagactacaaggtccggagcttccactgaagaagtttatgtgccaaaactgtggtattttgagcatcttaattttctgagggaccaagaggtgccacggacttcaacgtgtcttcgattgttggcacctgtggaaccaatagtttcggagaaccacgccgagcaggagtcacaagggcaacaa gatgacagtgcgcaggagagtacactagactgttcacaggactgcacaacaacagatttagtggaggctgcacctgccaggagtcaatcgaggcaaggtccaagaaaacggaaagccacctcagacgcctcaaatgaactattgagcctggcaaagaaggtgttgacaagaaatgttagccctgcgttagaggggtttggacactatgtggttgacaaactggcaaaaatggacgacaaccaaagaatactagcagagcgtctgattctggaagcagtaaacaagggtactgatggcgatttggacaagaacacttgtttggtctcttcccggccaatacagcggacagagccatcaaatttcaatggttggtcacagggtcagacatcgatgcgacacaatcctcacgtttcccacttcggccagccaccccctaataactcctacacaccaatacctttacatatggcttcgcccatcaggcaccaaaattttcagccggaacaatcgtcgtatcataatttgtga